A DNA window from Chitinibacter fontanus contains the following coding sequences:
- the glnK gene encoding P-II family nitrogen regulator: MKFVTAIIKPFKLDEVREALSEIGVQGLTVTEVKGFGRQKGHTELYRGAEYVVDFLPKVKIEIAIADEMLDQAIEAIEKAAHTGKIGDGKIFVFDLAHIVRIRTSETGEAAI, from the coding sequence ATGAAATTTGTTACTGCGATTATTAAGCCCTTCAAGCTTGATGAAGTGCGTGAAGCTTTATCCGAAATTGGTGTGCAAGGTTTGACCGTCACCGAAGTAAAAGGTTTTGGTCGGCAAAAAGGCCACACCGAGTTATATCGTGGCGCTGAATACGTCGTTGATTTCTTACCTAAGGTAAAAATCGAAATCGCGATTGCGGACGAGATGCTTGATCAGGCGATCGAAGCCATTGAAAAGGCCGCCCACACTGGCAAGATTGGCGATGGCAAAATTTTTGTCTTCGATCTAGCCCATATTGTGCGCATTCGTACCAGCGAGACTGGCGAAGCTGCGATTTAA
- a CDS encoding accessory factor UbiK family protein, protein MLKDKFFDEIAGKISDAIASSPAKDMEKNVRAMMGSAFTKLDLVTREEFEIQQEVLARTRETLTQLEARVADLESRLQLNNPQDGI, encoded by the coding sequence ATGCTGAAAGATAAGTTTTTTGATGAAATTGCCGGCAAAATTTCTGATGCGATTGCTTCTAGCCCAGCGAAAGACATGGAAAAAAATGTGCGTGCCATGATGGGAAGTGCATTCACCAAATTGGATTTAGTGACACGCGAAGAATTTGAAATTCAGCAGGAAGTGCTCGCACGCACTCGCGAAACACTTACCCAGCTTGAAGCACGCGTAGCGGATCTAGAATCTCGCCTTCAATTGAATAACCCTCAAGACGGAATTTGA
- a CDS encoding GNAT family N-acetyltransferase produces MPEATFAISNAGILDLDDLAPLFNAYRQFYIDTSLRYASYSQDTEEARAFLSQRLVQSDSRLYLVRDTAGKAIGFTQVFESFSSMSLCRCWVLNDLFVLPELRGQKIGAALLAHVEREAKAIGVGMLTMQTSPENVNAHRLYQKMGYQREMGHLHFVRRLNQ; encoded by the coding sequence ATGCCAGAAGCCACTTTTGCGATTTCAAATGCCGGAATTCTAGATCTTGATGATCTAGCGCCGTTATTTAACGCCTATCGTCAATTTTATATTGATACCTCGCTGCGCTACGCCAGCTATTCACAAGATACCGAAGAGGCACGAGCGTTTTTATCCCAGCGCTTAGTACAAAGCGACTCTCGCCTATATTTGGTGCGTGACACGGCAGGGAAAGCCATCGGCTTTACTCAGGTTTTTGAGAGCTTTTCATCAATGAGCCTGTGCCGCTGCTGGGTATTGAATGATTTGTTTGTACTACCAGAGCTGCGCGGACAGAAGATTGGTGCGGCGCTGCTGGCCCACGTAGAACGCGAAGCCAAAGCTATTGGGGTCGGGATGCTCACGATGCAAACCTCACCAGAAAACGTCAATGCACACCGTTTGTATCAGAAAATGGGCTATCAGCGTGAAATGGGGCATCTGCACTTTGTTCGTCGATTAAACCAATAG
- a CDS encoding F0F1 ATP synthase subunit epsilon: MAMTMHVDVVSAEELIYSGTAEFISAPADKGEIGILPRHAPLLTRIRPGAIRIKIANSNEDDVILFVSGGMLEVQPDVVTVLADTAIRGADIDEAKAQEAKRKAEEALRNHASTMDFAMAQAELVEAVAKLAVIDKIKRRGH; the protein is encoded by the coding sequence ATGGCCATGACCATGCATGTGGACGTAGTTAGCGCTGAAGAGCTGATCTACTCTGGTACCGCTGAGTTCATCTCTGCGCCTGCCGACAAGGGTGAGATCGGTATCTTGCCGCGGCACGCGCCGCTGTTGACCCGCATTCGCCCGGGCGCGATCCGTATCAAGATCGCTAACTCGAACGAAGATGATGTCATTCTGTTTGTTTCAGGTGGCATGCTCGAAGTTCAGCCGGATGTGGTAACGGTATTGGCCGACACTGCGATTCGTGGTGCAGACATCGATGAAGCCAAAGCGCAAGAAGCAAAGCGCAAGGCAGAGGAAGCGTTGCGCAATCACGCTTCTACGATGGACTTTGCCATGGCGCAGGCCGAATTGGTCGAAGCAGTTGCAAAACTTGCTGTCATCGACAAGATCAAACGGCGCGGCCACTAA
- the atpD gene encoding F0F1 ATP synthase subunit beta, translating into MSQGKIVQIIGPVVDVQFPRDNLPKVYDALKLVGTDLTLEVQQQLGDGVVRAIAMGTTDGIKRGTSVTNTGAPISVPVGKATLGRIMDVLGNPIDEAGPVNAEATRAIHQTAPKFDELNQSIDLLETGIKVIDLVCPFAKGGKVGLFGGAGVGKTVNMMELINNIAKAHSGLSVFAGVGERTREGNDFYHEMKDSNVLDKVAMVYGQMNEPPGNRLRVALTGLSIAEHFRDEGRDILFFVDNIYRYTLAGTEVSALLGRMPSAVGYQPTLAEEMGALQERITSTKTGSITSIQAVYVPADDLTDPSPATTFAHLDATVVLSRDIASLGIYPAVDPLDSTSRQLDPQVVGEEHYTVARGVQSTLQKYKELQDIIAILGMDELSPEDKLAVSRARKIQRFLSQPFHVAEVFTGSPGKYVPLKETLKGFKGILNGDYDHLPEQAFYMVGGIEEAIEKAKSMQ; encoded by the coding sequence ATGAGCCAAGGTAAAATCGTACAAATCATTGGACCAGTTGTTGACGTGCAATTTCCACGCGACAACCTGCCCAAGGTGTATGACGCGCTCAAACTAGTTGGCACAGACCTGACGCTGGAAGTTCAGCAGCAGCTCGGTGACGGCGTAGTGCGCGCCATTGCCATGGGTACTACCGATGGTATTAAACGTGGTACTAGCGTAACAAATACAGGCGCGCCGATTTCGGTTCCTGTAGGTAAAGCAACGCTGGGCCGTATTATGGATGTATTGGGCAACCCAATCGACGAAGCGGGTCCTGTGAACGCCGAGGCAACTCGTGCTATTCACCAAACTGCGCCTAAGTTTGATGAGTTGAACCAAAGCATTGACCTCTTGGAAACTGGTATCAAGGTAATTGACTTGGTATGCCCGTTCGCCAAGGGTGGTAAAGTTGGTCTGTTTGGTGGTGCCGGTGTAGGCAAAACCGTAAACATGATGGAATTGATCAACAACATCGCTAAAGCGCACAGCGGTTTGTCTGTGTTCGCTGGTGTAGGTGAGCGTACTCGTGAGGGTAACGACTTCTACCACGAAATGAAGGACTCTAACGTTCTTGATAAAGTGGCGATGGTTTATGGTCAGATGAATGAGCCTCCTGGCAACCGTTTGCGCGTAGCGTTGACTGGTTTGTCGATCGCGGAACACTTCCGTGATGAAGGCCGTGACATCCTGTTCTTCGTAGACAACATCTACCGTTACACATTGGCCGGTACTGAAGTTTCCGCTCTGTTGGGCCGTATGCCTTCAGCGGTAGGTTACCAGCCAACATTGGCTGAAGAGATGGGTGCTCTGCAAGAGCGTATCACTTCAACCAAAACTGGTTCGATTACATCGATTCAAGCCGTATACGTACCTGCGGATGACTTGACTGACCCGTCTCCAGCTACAACATTCGCTCACTTGGACGCGACTGTCGTATTGAGCCGTGATATTGCGTCTCTGGGTATCTACCCTGCGGTAGATCCACTGGATTCGACTTCACGTCAGCTGGATCCACAAGTGGTTGGTGAAGAGCACTACACCGTTGCACGTGGTGTTCAGTCTACCCTGCAAAAGTACAAAGAATTGCAAGACATTATCGCGATTCTGGGTATGGACGAATTGTCTCCTGAAGACAAACTGGCCGTATCACGTGCTCGTAAGATCCAGCGTTTCTTGTCACAACCGTTCCACGTGGCCGAAGTGTTCACTGGTTCTCCAGGCAAGTACGTTCCGCTCAAAGAAACCCTCAAGGGCTTCAAGGGCATCTTGAATGGCGATTACGATCACCTCCCAGAGCAAGCCTTCTACATGGTTGGCGGCATCGAAGAAGCGATCGAAAAAGCCAAATCAATGCAATAA
- the atpG gene encoding F0F1 ATP synthase subunit gamma, with protein MAGGKEIRTKIKSVKNTQKITRAMEMVATSKMRKAQERMKAARPYGEKIRNVAAHLSQALVDYQHPYLQKRDTVKRVGLIMVTSDKGLCGGLNTNALRLAFNNVKELHQKGVETVVTAIGNKGYGFMNRNGAKVISSVVGLGDTPHLEQLIGPIKVMIDAYIAGEVDEVHIAYTRFVNTMKQEPVLEQLLPLASEAFEPAKKPARTHNWEYLYEPDAKTVIDDLMNRYIEALVYQSVAENMASENAARMVAMKAATDNADKVIGSLQLLYNKTRQAAITKELSEIVSGAAAV; from the coding sequence ATGGCAGGCGGTAAAGAGATTCGTACCAAGATCAAAAGCGTAAAAAATACGCAGAAGATCACCCGCGCCATGGAAATGGTTGCCACGTCGAAAATGCGCAAGGCTCAGGAACGTATGAAGGCTGCTCGTCCTTACGGTGAAAAAATCCGTAATGTAGCAGCCCACCTGAGCCAAGCTCTTGTCGACTATCAGCACCCATATCTCCAAAAGCGCGACACCGTCAAACGGGTTGGCCTGATTATGGTGACCTCAGACAAAGGCTTGTGTGGTGGTTTGAACACCAACGCGCTGCGTCTGGCTTTCAATAATGTGAAAGAACTGCACCAAAAAGGCGTTGAGACGGTTGTAACTGCAATCGGCAATAAGGGTTATGGGTTTATGAACCGCAATGGCGCGAAGGTAATTTCTTCCGTTGTTGGTCTTGGTGATACCCCACACCTGGAACAGCTGATTGGCCCGATCAAAGTAATGATCGATGCTTATATTGCTGGTGAAGTGGATGAAGTTCATATCGCTTACACACGTTTCGTCAACACGATGAAACAAGAGCCAGTGCTAGAGCAATTGTTGCCACTTGCGAGCGAAGCATTTGAGCCGGCTAAAAAGCCTGCGCGTACTCATAACTGGGAATACCTGTATGAGCCAGATGCAAAAACTGTGATTGATGACTTGATGAACCGCTATATCGAAGCACTGGTTTACCAGTCTGTAGCGGAAAACATGGCATCAGAAAATGCAGCTCGTATGGTCGCAATGAAGGCCGCAACCGATAACGCTGACAAGGTAATCGGCTCCCTGCAACTGCTGTACAACAAAACGCGTCAAGCTGCGATTACGAAAGAGCTTTCGGAAATCGTATCTGGTGCTGCAGCAGTTTAA
- the atpA gene encoding F0F1 ATP synthase subunit alpha yields MQLNPSEISELIKARIQNLPQGAQSSTTGTVVSVTDGIVRVHGLSEVMQGEMLEFPGNTFGLALNLERDSVGAVILGDYKHIAEGDEVKCTGRILEVPVGRELVGRVVNALGQPIDGKGPLGTTESAPIEKIAPGVIARQSVSQPLQTGIKSIDTMVPVGRGQRELIIGDRQTGKTAVALDAIINQKGTGVTCIYVAIGQKASSIANVVRKLEEHGALAHTIVVAAAASESAALQYIAAYSGCTMGEFFRDRGEDALIVYDDLSKQAVAYRQISLLLRRPPGREAFPGDVFYLHSRLLERAARINEVEVEKLTNGAVKGKTGSLTALPIIETQAGDVSAFVPTNVISITDGQIFLETDLFNAGIRPAMNAGISVSRVGGAAQTKVIKKLGGGVRLALAQYRELAAFAQFASDLDEATRKQLENGKLVTELMKQAQYSPLKVGELGVTLLLINKGVFADVAVDRALAFEAAFLSHLKANHADVLARIDEKGELSSDDEAAILKAAESFKAGAAY; encoded by the coding sequence ATGCAACTTAATCCGTCCGAAATCAGTGAACTGATTAAAGCTCGGATCCAGAATCTGCCGCAAGGCGCACAGTCCAGCACTACTGGTACTGTTGTGTCAGTAACTGACGGTATCGTGCGTGTGCACGGCCTGTCTGAAGTTATGCAAGGCGAGATGCTGGAATTTCCGGGTAATACCTTCGGTTTGGCGCTCAACTTGGAGCGTGATTCCGTAGGTGCCGTAATTTTGGGTGACTACAAACACATCGCCGAAGGCGATGAGGTTAAATGTACTGGCCGCATTCTGGAAGTTCCAGTAGGTCGTGAGTTGGTTGGCCGCGTTGTAAACGCGTTGGGTCAGCCTATCGACGGTAAAGGTCCTTTGGGCACTACCGAATCAGCTCCGATCGAAAAAATTGCGCCAGGCGTAATTGCTCGTCAATCTGTATCGCAACCACTGCAAACCGGTATTAAATCAATCGATACGATGGTTCCAGTAGGTCGTGGTCAGCGTGAGTTGATCATTGGTGACCGTCAAACCGGTAAAACTGCCGTTGCATTGGACGCGATCATCAACCAGAAAGGCACCGGCGTAACGTGTATCTACGTTGCGATCGGCCAGAAAGCTTCTTCGATTGCGAACGTGGTTCGTAAATTGGAAGAGCACGGCGCATTGGCACACACGATCGTGGTTGCTGCTGCCGCTTCTGAATCTGCTGCTCTGCAATACATCGCTGCATACTCTGGTTGCACGATGGGTGAATTCTTCCGCGATCGCGGTGAAGACGCATTGATCGTTTACGATGATTTGTCTAAGCAAGCTGTTGCTTACCGTCAAATTTCATTGTTGCTGCGTCGTCCACCAGGTCGTGAAGCATTCCCTGGCGACGTATTCTATCTCCACTCTCGTCTGCTGGAACGTGCTGCACGTATCAATGAAGTCGAAGTTGAGAAATTGACTAACGGCGCTGTGAAAGGCAAAACTGGTTCTTTGACTGCATTGCCTATCATTGAAACCCAAGCTGGTGACGTTTCTGCATTCGTACCAACCAACGTAATTTCGATTACTGACGGTCAGATCTTCTTGGAAACTGACTTGTTCAACGCGGGTATTCGCCCAGCGATGAACGCGGGTATTTCGGTATCACGTGTAGGTGGCGCGGCGCAAACTAAAGTCATCAAGAAATTGGGTGGCGGTGTACGTCTGGCTCTGGCTCAGTACCGTGAATTGGCAGCATTTGCTCAGTTCGCGTCTGATTTGGACGAAGCGACTCGTAAACAGTTGGAAAACGGTAAGTTGGTGACTGAGTTGATGAAACAAGCTCAGTACAGCCCACTGAAAGTCGGCGAATTGGGCGTGACCCTGTTGCTGATCAACAAAGGCGTATTTGCTGATGTTGCAGTTGACCGTGCTCTGGCATTCGAAGCTGCTTTCCTGAGCCACCTCAAGGCAAACCACGCTGATGTATTGGCGCGCATCGATGAGAAAGGTGAACTTTCTTCTGATGATGAAGCTGCAATCCTGAAAGCTGCGGAATCCTTCAAGGCCGGCGCTGCTTACTGA
- a CDS encoding F0F1 ATP synthase subunit delta, with translation MAELITVARPYAEAVFRLAKESNTLSLWSDVLANLAQIAGDKDALDVVANPKCSATQVQELLVGLLGVDANAEVKNFLATVIENRRFTTLPAVAALFEELKAADEGVAQAHIESAFAVTDAQLAELTATLNQQLKRKITADVSVNPDLIGGIKVTIGDLVIDASVRGKLTALATSLKS, from the coding sequence ATGGCAGAACTTATAACCGTCGCTAGACCCTACGCTGAAGCGGTATTCCGCTTGGCCAAAGAGAGCAATACCTTGTCTCTGTGGTCGGACGTGCTTGCTAACCTTGCGCAAATCGCAGGTGACAAGGATGCCCTTGACGTAGTGGCTAATCCAAAGTGTTCTGCTACTCAGGTTCAGGAGCTGTTGGTCGGGCTCCTGGGCGTTGATGCTAACGCAGAGGTTAAAAACTTCCTGGCAACAGTGATTGAGAATCGTCGCTTTACTACCCTACCGGCAGTGGCGGCGTTATTCGAAGAACTGAAAGCGGCAGACGAAGGTGTAGCGCAAGCGCACATCGAGTCTGCTTTTGCTGTGACTGATGCCCAACTGGCCGAACTGACGGCTACGCTCAATCAGCAACTCAAGCGCAAGATCACTGCCGATGTTAGCGTGAACCCCGATTTGATCGGTGGTATCAAGGTAACAATCGGTGATCTGGTTATTGATGCCTCTGTACGCGGCAAATTAACTGCTCTTGCAACGAGCCTGAAGAGTTAG
- a CDS encoding F0F1 ATP synthase subunit B, whose translation MEFNMSLVGQMITFAILILFTMKFVWPPLTKMMDERAKRIADGLAAADRAKLDLENAEKKSADKLREAKQQAAEIIAQAEKRAAQLVDEAKGNAKVEGERLIAGAQGEIEQQIQHAKETLRQQVATLAVAGAEKILQREVDAAKHADMLSSIKAEL comes from the coding sequence GTGGAATTTAATATGTCTCTTGTAGGTCAGATGATCACATTTGCGATCCTGATCTTATTCACGATGAAGTTTGTTTGGCCTCCGCTGACCAAGATGATGGATGAGCGTGCCAAGCGCATCGCCGATGGCCTTGCCGCCGCTGATCGCGCAAAGCTTGATCTTGAGAATGCTGAGAAAAAATCAGCAGACAAACTGCGTGAAGCTAAGCAACAAGCAGCTGAGATCATTGCACAGGCTGAAAAGCGTGCTGCACAACTCGTCGATGAAGCCAAAGGTAATGCCAAAGTAGAAGGCGAACGCCTGATCGCTGGTGCCCAAGGTGAAATCGAGCAGCAAATTCAACATGCAAAAGAAACACTCCGTCAGCAAGTGGCTACTTTGGCCGTTGCTGGTGCTGAGAAGATTCTGCAGCGCGAAGTAGACGCTGCTAAGCATGCTGATATGCTGTCATCTATCAAAGCGGAATTGTAA
- the atpE gene encoding F0F1 ATP synthase subunit C, translating into MATPEVIASVQGMTVIAAAIIIGLAAIGTALGFAILGGKFLESSARQPEMIPVLQTKLFIIAGLLDAISMIGVGVAMLYTFNNPFLAALTAAAH; encoded by the coding sequence ATGGCAACACCTGAAGTAATTGCTTCCGTACAAGGTATGACTGTAATCGCTGCTGCGATCATCATTGGTCTGGCTGCGATCGGTACCGCTCTCGGTTTCGCGATTCTCGGCGGTAAATTCCTCGAGTCTTCTGCTCGTCAACCAGAAATGATCCCAGTTTTGCAAACTAAACTGTTCATTATTGCTGGTCTGTTGGACGCGATCTCTATGATCGGCGTTGGTGTTGCGATGCTTTACACCTTCAACAACCCATTCCTTGCTGCCCTGACTGCTGCTGCTCACTAA
- the atpB gene encoding F0F1 ATP synthase subunit A: MAQDATSYIQHHLTFAKSAGGIHLDTFWIALILGFLFVGVFAYVANKATSGVPGRLQNFVELIVEMVDTQIKDAFHAKSKVIGPLSLTIFCWVFLMNSMDFLPVDLLPTIAQWIGATFFGADPHHVYLRVVPTADVNQTFAMSLTVMLLIIGFSISAKGLFGWIKELFTAPFHAEGLVMTIILLPVNFAFQLIELAAKPISLALRLFGNMYAGELIFILIALLPWWINWVLGAPWAIFHILVVTLQAFVFMMLTIVYLSLAVEDH; the protein is encoded by the coding sequence ATGGCACAAGATGCAACTAGTTATATCCAGCACCATTTGACCTTTGCCAAATCCGCCGGCGGCATCCACTTGGATACCTTCTGGATTGCGCTGATTTTGGGCTTTTTGTTTGTTGGTGTGTTTGCTTATGTGGCAAATAAAGCCACTTCAGGCGTGCCAGGTCGTTTGCAAAACTTCGTTGAATTGATTGTCGAAATGGTCGACACCCAGATCAAAGATGCTTTCCACGCTAAATCTAAAGTTATTGGCCCACTCAGCCTGACAATTTTCTGCTGGGTTTTCCTGATGAACAGCATGGACTTTTTGCCTGTTGATCTATTGCCAACAATTGCTCAATGGATCGGCGCTACATTCTTCGGTGCTGACCCACATCACGTTTACCTGCGTGTGGTGCCAACTGCTGACGTGAACCAAACTTTCGCGATGTCACTGACTGTGATGCTGCTGATTATCGGGTTCTCAATTTCTGCCAAAGGTCTGTTTGGCTGGATCAAAGAGCTATTCACTGCACCATTCCATGCTGAAGGCTTGGTGATGACGATTATCTTGTTGCCAGTGAACTTTGCATTCCAGCTGATCGAATTGGCAGCGAAGCCAATCTCTCTGGCGCTGCGTCTGTTCGGTAACATGTACGCTGGTGAGTTGATCTTCATCTTGATCGCATTGTTGCCATGGTGGATTAACTGGGTGCTGGGTGCGCCATGGGCAATCTTCCACATTCTGGTTGTTACGCTGCAAGCCTTCGTATTTATGATGTTGACCATCGTTTACCTGAGCTTGGCTGTCGAAGACCACTAA
- a CDS encoding ATP synthase subunit I — MMVRTAQIRGVIRLKVAITVVLAVALLLILGQKAAIASGLGGLIAILGSVLYATIAYSVKFAPAAEIMRRHFAAEMAKLCMTLLAFAALFVLYRQADWLWVFVGYLAAASAYWFGLLIQFDGKK, encoded by the coding sequence ATGATGGTCAGGACAGCACAGATTCGGGGCGTGATTCGCTTGAAGGTGGCGATCACAGTGGTACTCGCTGTTGCGCTCCTACTGATTTTGGGTCAGAAAGCAGCAATTGCAAGTGGTTTAGGTGGATTAATCGCAATTTTGGGTAGTGTGTTGTACGCAACCATCGCCTACAGCGTGAAATTTGCCCCGGCAGCAGAAATTATGCGCCGCCATTTTGCGGCAGAAATGGCCAAGCTTTGTATGACGTTGCTCGCGTTTGCAGCGTTATTTGTTTTATACCGGCAGGCAGATTGGCTTTGGGTGTTTGTTGGATACCTGGCAGCTGCAAGCGCCTACTGGTTTGGGCTTTTAATTCAATTTGACGGTAAAAAGTAG
- a CDS encoding ParB/RepB/Spo0J family partition protein: protein MVSKKFKGLGRGLDALMGDPAASDALKTLAVTALQPGKYQPRTLMNEEALEELANSIRAQGLMQPILVREVGLEQYEIIAGERRWRAAQLAGLTEIPALVREIADEAALAMALIENIQRENLNPLEEAIGIQRLVDEFGLTQEAAAHALGKSRSAVANLLRLLNLEPAVREMLLAGQLDMGHARALLPLNADRQLEAARHVVLKGLSVREVEALVKKMQAEPQQKKPVTVDPQIIARQENLSARLGTKVQILAGKKGQGRITIEFENEAQLDALLARM from the coding sequence ATGGTCAGTAAAAAATTCAAAGGCTTGGGTCGTGGTCTGGATGCGCTTATGGGCGATCCAGCAGCAAGTGATGCGCTAAAAACGCTGGCAGTGACGGCCTTGCAGCCTGGTAAATATCAGCCGCGAACTTTGATGAATGAAGAAGCGCTGGAAGAGTTGGCTAATTCGATCCGCGCCCAAGGGCTAATGCAGCCGATTCTGGTGCGCGAAGTTGGGCTTGAGCAGTATGAAATTATTGCGGGTGAGCGCCGCTGGCGCGCGGCTCAATTGGCTGGCCTGACTGAAATACCGGCGCTGGTGCGTGAGATTGCTGACGAAGCTGCGTTGGCGATGGCGCTGATCGAAAATATCCAGCGTGAGAACCTCAACCCACTCGAAGAAGCTATTGGCATTCAGCGTTTGGTTGATGAATTTGGCCTCACGCAAGAAGCCGCAGCACATGCATTAGGCAAGTCGCGTTCGGCGGTAGCTAATCTACTGCGGTTGTTGAATCTGGAGCCTGCGGTGCGTGAAATGTTGCTTGCTGGGCAGTTGGATATGGGGCACGCCCGCGCCTTATTGCCACTGAACGCAGATCGCCAACTAGAGGCTGCTAGGCATGTCGTGCTCAAGGGCCTGTCGGTGCGTGAAGTAGAGGCGCTAGTGAAAAAGATGCAAGCAGAACCGCAGCAAAAAAAACCAGTGACGGTAGACCCACAAATAATTGCGCGTCAAGAGAACCTTTCTGCCCGATTGGGGACGAAGGTACAGATTCTGGCCGGAAAGAAAGGGCAGGGCAGAATTACGATTGAGTTTGAAAATGAAGCGCAATTAGACGCCTTGTTGGCGCGTATGTAA
- a CDS encoding ParA family protein — translation MKILAIANQKGGVGKTTTAVNLAASLAHLGKRVLLVDLDPQANATMGSGIDKAKLRHSVYSLLIGDSDIGQTIQPSESGGYAVLPASRDLAGAEVELVDAEARETRLKTALQQVAGQYDFIILDCPPALNLLTLNGLVAADAVMIPMQCEYYALEGLSDLVNTLKRIKQNLNRKIEIEGLLRTMFDPRSTLAQQVSDQLVKHFTSKLYHTVIPRNVRLAEAPSYGRPILAYDKSSKGAQAYLALAEELLARHGAQEAMPVM, via the coding sequence ATGAAAATATTGGCGATTGCGAATCAAAAAGGGGGCGTAGGTAAAACCACGACCGCCGTCAATTTGGCCGCGAGCCTTGCGCATTTGGGCAAGCGCGTGTTGCTGGTTGATCTCGATCCGCAGGCCAACGCCACGATGGGCTCGGGTATTGATAAGGCCAAGCTTCGCCACTCGGTGTATTCCTTATTAATCGGTGATTCAGACATTGGCCAAACCATTCAGCCTTCAGAGTCAGGTGGCTATGCCGTGCTGCCAGCTAGTCGAGATTTAGCGGGTGCCGAAGTGGAGTTGGTTGATGCCGAGGCGCGCGAAACCCGCTTGAAGACTGCGTTGCAGCAAGTGGCTGGGCAATATGACTTTATTATTCTTGATTGCCCGCCTGCGCTCAATTTGCTCACGCTCAATGGTTTGGTCGCTGCCGATGCCGTGATGATCCCGATGCAGTGCGAATATTATGCGCTTGAGGGGTTGTCTGATCTGGTCAATACGCTCAAACGCATTAAACAAAACCTCAATCGTAAAATTGAAATCGAAGGCTTATTGCGCACCATGTTTGATCCGCGTTCAACCTTGGCGCAGCAAGTGTCGGATCAACTGGTGAAGCATTTCACCAGCAAGCTGTATCACACTGTGATCCCGCGTAATGTGCGGCTGGCTGAAGCCCCCAGCTACGGGCGGCCGATTTTGGCTTACGATAAGTCATCCAAAGGCGCGCAAGCCTATCTGGCTTTGGCGGAAGAACTGCTGGCACGTCACGGCGCTCAGGAAGCAATGCCTGTGATGTAA
- the rsmG gene encoding 16S rRNA (guanine(527)-N(7))-methyltransferase RsmG codes for MSDAMNGYLGTMLAQGLAEMNLPLDVAQQSKLLAYVALLQKWNKTYSLTAIREPERMVTHHLLDSLAPLKYLPEGALRMVDVGSGFGTPGIPFAIARPDWQLTLLDSNHKKTTFLRQAILELQLPNVSIITGRVEAVEPEAKFDVITSRAFADLGDFIRWTEHLLADGGEWAALKGVYPHEEVAGLPASVYVDHIDALQVPGLDAERHLVHIRKQG; via the coding sequence ATGAGCGACGCAATGAATGGCTATTTGGGGACCATGCTGGCGCAAGGCTTGGCAGAAATGAATTTGCCGCTCGATGTTGCTCAGCAGAGCAAATTGCTGGCCTACGTGGCGTTGTTGCAAAAATGGAATAAAACCTACAGCCTGACGGCGATTCGTGAGCCTGAGCGCATGGTGACGCATCATCTGCTTGATTCGCTGGCGCCATTGAAATACCTGCCGGAAGGTGCATTACGCATGGTCGATGTGGGCTCGGGCTTTGGTACGCCGGGCATTCCATTTGCAATTGCACGCCCCGATTGGCAACTGACTTTGCTCGATTCCAACCATAAAAAAACGACCTTCTTGCGTCAGGCGATTCTGGAATTGCAATTGCCCAACGTCAGTATTATTACTGGCCGCGTTGAAGCGGTGGAGCCTGAGGCGAAGTTTGATGTGATTACCTCGCGCGCTTTTGCCGATTTGGGCGACTTTATTCGCTGGACGGAGCATCTGTTGGCTGATGGCGGTGAGTGGGCTGCGCTGAAAGGGGTATACCCTCATGAGGAAGTGGCAGGTTTGCCTGCGTCGGTATACGTCGATCATATTGATGCGCTGCAAGTGCCTGGCTTGGACGCTGAGCGGCATTTGGTGCATATCCGCAAGCAGGGCTAA